The following proteins are encoded in a genomic region of Bacillus sp. FJAT-22090:
- a CDS encoding NRAMP family divalent metal transporter translates to MATSAIGPGFLTQTTVFTEQLAASFGFVILISLLLDVVAQVNVWRIIAVSGLRGQEIANKVLPGLGVLLAILIVMGGLAFNIGNVAGAGLGLNAMLGLDPITGAIISAAFAIFIFIVKEAGKAMDKVAQIAGFVMISLMVYVAFSTSPPVGEAIVHTFAPSEISIFAIVTLVGGTVGGYITFAGGHRLLDAGVKGVESLPDVTKGSVTGIVVTGIMRVALFLAVLGVVSQGLQIDPANPPASVFKLAAGEIGYRMFGVIMWAAAITSVVGAAYTSVSFIRSFHPLIEKYHNWIIIVFILTSTIVFALVGRPVNILLLVGALNALILPIALGTLLVGAYKKEIVGDYKHPIWLTITGAIVTIIMGVLGIMTLIEQIPLLFK, encoded by the coding sequence ATGGCGACCTCAGCTATAGGACCAGGATTTTTAACACAAACAACTGTATTTACTGAACAACTAGCAGCTAGTTTTGGATTTGTCATTTTGATTTCACTTTTACTAGATGTTGTTGCTCAAGTAAATGTTTGGAGAATTATTGCTGTTTCAGGGCTTCGTGGACAAGAAATTGCCAATAAAGTATTGCCGGGTTTAGGTGTGCTATTGGCGATTCTAATAGTAATGGGTGGACTTGCATTTAATATTGGGAATGTTGCTGGAGCAGGCCTTGGTTTAAATGCGATGCTTGGTTTGGATCCGATCACTGGCGCAATTATTAGTGCGGCATTTGCGATTTTTATATTTATTGTGAAAGAAGCAGGAAAAGCAATGGATAAGGTTGCTCAAATTGCTGGATTTGTCATGATTTCTTTAATGGTTTATGTTGCTTTTTCTACTTCACCACCAGTTGGCGAAGCGATTGTACATACGTTTGCTCCTTCAGAAATTAGTATTTTTGCCATTGTGACACTAGTAGGTGGAACAGTTGGTGGTTATATAACTTTTGCAGGAGGTCACAGACTTTTAGATGCAGGAGTAAAAGGTGTGGAGTCATTACCTGATGTAACGAAAGGTTCTGTAACAGGTATTGTAGTAACGGGAATAATGCGTGTTGCATTATTTTTAGCAGTACTAGGGGTTGTGTCACAAGGATTACAAATTGATCCTGCAAATCCACCAGCTTCTGTATTTAAACTTGCTGCTGGTGAAATTGGTTATCGTATGTTTGGTGTAATTATGTGGGCAGCTGCAATTACATCTGTTGTTGGTGCGGCTTACACATCCGTATCATTTATTCGTTCATTCCATCCTTTAATAGAGAAATACCATAACTGGATTATTATCGTTTTTATTCTTACATCAACTATAGTTTTTGCGTTAGTAGGAAGACCGGTTAATATTCTTCTTCTTGTTGGTGCTCTAAATGCTCTAATTTTGCCAATAGCACTAGGTACGTTATTAGTTGGAGCATACAAGAAAGAAATTGTAGGAGATTACAAGCATCCTATTTGGTTAACAATCACTGGGGCAATCGTAACTATTATAATGGGTGTGTTAGGAATCATGACGCTAATAGAACAAATTCCATTGCTTTTTAAATAG